CTAATGTATGGTCTTCTTGTAGAATCGCTACATTCTCAGCATCAATAAAGAGCTGCTCTCGATTTTCCAATAATAATTCTTGTATTCTCTTATGAATCAAGCGTATAACCTCCTTCAGGGCTCCAAGTATAGTTTAAAACTAAATCATCTAATACTTCATGCTTCGTCGTATAATACGTTAAACAAATTTGTTCTTTTGACAAAATCTCTAATACAGCATAGCTCGCTGTTCCTGCATAAGTCCCTCTTGGAAAATTCGTCGATCCTGAATTAATACATAAAACTCCATCAACAGTCTCTGCATTTAGCTTATGAGTATGCCCATACAAAGCAATACTAGCTCCTTTTTCTTTAGCCATATTTGCTAAATACTCTCTACCAGCATTTACATATTGATGATGCCCATGAGTGACAA
This Granulicatella adiacens ATCC 49175 DNA region includes the following protein-coding sequences:
- a CDS encoding metallophosphoesterase, yielding MKIVIVSDNHGQELTLRKIFDHFSGEKVTFVHTGDSEFPYKDGLLSHCVRVTGNCDYDMEYPEFEVFEVEGITFFVTHGHHQYVNAGREYLANMAKEKGASIALYGHTHKLNAETVDGVLCINSGSTNFPRGTYAGTASYAVLEILSKEQICLTYYTTKHEVLDDLVLNYTWSPEGGYTLDS